The following are from one region of the Sulfurimicrobium lacus genome:
- a CDS encoding Y-family DNA polymerase, protein MSANIALIDCNNFYVSCERVFNPRLEGRPVVVLSNNDGCVVARSNEVKALGVGMAVPWFQIRALAEQHDIVALSSNYALYADMSNRVMAILSSFSPSQEVYSIDECFLDLSGFEHLGLTRYAQTMRHRIRRQLGLPVCVGIATSKTLAKLANHVAKKRAAFDSVCDFGALDSGDLDRLLGDIEVGEVWGVGRRLAPKLGDMGIRTVLDLKRASPARIRQRFSIVLERTVEELNGVPRLSLEEVTAPNQQIISSRSFGMPVLGLAELQQAVQTYTVRAALKLRRQNALAGAIHVFIRTNPFKENAPQYSPSITVPLASPTSDSIALSHGALQGLKTIYRPGFAYTKAGVMLSELIPASRRALTLFDDPAQLARSTGLMQALDRINQTFGQGTIKLAGEGLTPHWHTKSERKSPCYTTRLSDVVVAQAG, encoded by the coding sequence ATGTCTGCCAACATCGCCCTGATCGACTGCAACAATTTCTACGTGTCCTGCGAGCGGGTGTTCAACCCCAGGCTCGAAGGCCGGCCGGTCGTCGTGCTGTCCAACAACGACGGCTGCGTGGTGGCGCGCAGCAACGAGGTGAAGGCACTGGGCGTCGGCATGGCCGTGCCGTGGTTCCAGATCCGGGCGCTGGCGGAGCAGCACGATATCGTCGCGCTCTCCAGCAATTACGCGCTCTACGCCGACATGAGCAACCGCGTGATGGCTATCCTCTCGAGCTTTTCGCCCAGCCAGGAGGTCTACTCCATCGACGAGTGCTTCCTCGACCTGAGCGGCTTCGAGCATTTGGGCCTGACGCGCTACGCGCAGACCATGCGGCACAGGATTCGCCGCCAGCTGGGGCTGCCGGTGTGCGTCGGCATCGCCACCTCGAAAACCCTGGCCAAGCTCGCCAACCATGTCGCCAAGAAACGCGCCGCTTTCGACAGCGTATGCGACTTCGGCGCGCTAGATTCCGGCGACCTGGATCGCCTGCTGGGCGATATCGAGGTCGGCGAGGTCTGGGGAGTGGGCCGGCGCCTGGCGCCGAAGCTTGGCGACATGGGCATCCGCACGGTGCTCGACCTCAAGCGGGCATCGCCCGCGCGCATCCGCCAGCGTTTCTCGATCGTGCTGGAGCGCACCGTGGAGGAACTCAACGGCGTGCCGCGCCTCAGCCTGGAAGAGGTAACTGCGCCGAACCAGCAGATCATCTCCTCGCGCTCGTTCGGCATGCCTGTGCTGGGCCTTGCGGAACTGCAGCAGGCGGTGCAGACCTACACCGTGCGCGCCGCGCTGAAACTGCGCCGCCAGAACGCCCTGGCCGGCGCCATCCACGTCTTCATCCGCACCAACCCCTTCAAGGAAAATGCGCCGCAGTACAGCCCCAGCATCACGGTGCCGCTGGCTTCCCCGACATCCGACTCGATTGCGCTTTCCCATGGCGCGCTGCAGGGGCTCAAAACGATTTACCGGCCGGGCTTCGCCTACACCAAGGCGGGCGTGATGCTTTCCGAACTGATCCCCGCCAGCCGGCGCGCCCTCACGCTGTTCGACGACCCCGCCCAGCTGGCGCGCTCCACCGGCCTCATGCAGGCGCTGGACCGCATCAACCAGACCTTCGGGCAAGGGACCATCAAGCTAGCCGGGGAAGGGCTGACGCCGCATTGGCACACCAAGTCCGAGCGCAAATCGCCGTGCTACACCACACGCCTGAGCGACGTGGTGGTGGCGCAGGCGGGCTGA
- a CDS encoding LexA family protein — protein MSICMEGPAAFPGGLLSLLDAPPAVFRVGGPLLARPVPAGFPSPADDYVEGRIDLNRHLIAHREATFFIRVAGDSMTGFGIHDGDLLVVDRSVEASDRSIVIAVLEGDFTVKQLCHAPQGYLLRAGNADYPDIHVGADLSLTIWGVVKWSIHEIGLCLPTSP, from the coding sequence ATGTCTATCTGCATGGAAGGCCCCGCGGCCTTCCCAGGGGGCTTGCTGTCCCTGCTCGACGCACCGCCAGCCGTATTCCGGGTGGGCGGACCGCTGCTGGCCAGGCCGGTTCCCGCCGGCTTCCCCTCGCCCGCCGACGACTACGTCGAGGGCCGCATCGACCTGAACCGCCACCTGATCGCACACCGGGAAGCGACCTTCTTCATCCGCGTCGCGGGCGATTCGATGACCGGGTTCGGCATCCACGACGGCGACCTGCTGGTGGTGGACCGCTCCGTCGAAGCGAGCGACCGCAGCATCGTCATCGCCGTGCTGGAAGGCGACTTCACCGTGAAGCAGCTGTGCCACGCACCGCAAGGCTACCTGCTGCGCGCCGGCAACGCCGACTATCCCGACATCCATGTCGGCGCGGACCTGTCACTCACCATCTGGGGCGTGGTGAAGTGGTCGATCCACGAGATAGGATTATGTCTGCCAACATCGCCCTGA
- a CDS encoding LexA family protein → MPTPNRDNEHLAKLRDYYADARRIPSQQRIAALIGFSKAAARKFLERLETQGFLARTPDDDAWMPAKRFFERPLADATVPAGMPVLANDVGGDPFFVDDYLVRTPSRTAMIPIKGESMIDAGINDGDIAVVERGTAASAGDFVVAIVDNEFTLKELAIERGQFILRPHNKAFPVIRPQGSLEIYGVMVGLVRRYRN, encoded by the coding sequence ATGCCCACGCCCAATCGCGACAACGAGCACCTCGCCAAGCTGCGCGACTACTACGCCGACGCCCGGCGCATCCCGTCGCAGCAGCGCATCGCCGCACTGATCGGTTTCTCCAAGGCGGCGGCGCGCAAATTCCTCGAGCGCCTGGAGACGCAGGGCTTCCTCGCACGCACCCCGGACGACGACGCATGGATGCCGGCCAAGCGCTTCTTCGAGCGCCCGCTGGCGGACGCCACGGTGCCGGCGGGCATGCCGGTGCTGGCCAACGATGTCGGCGGCGATCCCTTCTTCGTCGACGACTACCTGGTGCGCACCCCTTCCCGCACGGCCATGATCCCCATCAAGGGCGAATCGATGATCGACGCCGGCATCAACGACGGCGACATCGCCGTGGTCGAACGCGGCACCGCCGCCAGCGCCGGGGATTTCGTGGTGGCCATCGTGGACAACGAGTTCACCCTCAAGGAACTCGCCATCGAGCGCGGCCAGTTCATCCTGCGCCCGCACAACAAGGCGTTCCCGGTCATCCGCCCGCAGGGTTCGCTGGAAATCTACGGCGTCATGGTCGGCCTCGTCCGACGATATCGCAACTAG
- a CDS encoding tRNA dihydrouridine synthase encodes MRLILAPMEGLADYVLRDVLTRIGGYDGAVSEFIRVSGTLLPFRTYQRLCPEIFDGSRTSSGTPVAVQLLGSDPGWLAANAARLSELSPHGVDLNFGCPAKTVNRHGGGAMLLGDPELLNRIVHAVRCAVPKNIPVTAKMRLGISDTSRALDCAQALAEGGAASLVVHARTKEQGYKAPAHWEWVARIREAIPVPVVANGEVWTVEDWKRCCEISGSHDVMLGRGAVSDPWLAQRIRGMAEPEPTPQDWLALLPFIADYWTGVQRKVLPAQAAGRLKLWLGMLRRTWPEAGELHTIIRPLRTPGEISDVLCGLSILGRADLPH; translated from the coding sequence ATGCGCCTGATTCTCGCCCCCATGGAGGGCCTCGCCGATTACGTGCTGCGCGACGTGCTGACACGCATCGGCGGCTACGATGGCGCGGTGTCGGAGTTCATCCGGGTTTCCGGCACGCTGCTGCCGTTCCGCACCTATCAGCGCCTTTGTCCGGAGATTTTCGACGGGAGCCGTACGTCGTCCGGTACGCCAGTCGCGGTGCAGTTGCTGGGGAGCGACCCCGGCTGGCTAGCGGCCAACGCCGCCCGGCTGAGCGAGCTTTCCCCGCATGGCGTGGACCTGAACTTCGGCTGCCCCGCCAAAACGGTGAACCGGCACGGCGGCGGCGCAATGCTCCTGGGCGATCCGGAGCTGCTCAACAGGATCGTCCATGCCGTCCGCTGCGCCGTGCCGAAAAACATTCCGGTGACGGCGAAAATGCGCCTGGGAATCTCCGATACCTCGCGCGCGCTCGATTGCGCCCAGGCGCTGGCGGAAGGCGGCGCCGCGTCGCTGGTGGTACATGCCCGCACCAAGGAGCAGGGCTACAAGGCGCCGGCGCACTGGGAATGGGTTGCGCGCATCCGGGAGGCCATTCCCGTCCCGGTCGTGGCCAACGGCGAAGTATGGACCGTCGAGGACTGGAAGCGCTGCTGCGAGATCAGCGGGTCGCACGACGTGATGCTTGGGCGCGGCGCAGTCTCCGACCCGTGGCTGGCGCAACGCATACGCGGCATGGCGGAACCTGAACCGACACCGCAGGATTGGCTGGCGCTGCTGCCCTTCATCGCCGACTACTGGACCGGCGTGCAGCGCAAAGTGCTGCCGGCTCAGGCGGCGGGGCGACTCAAGCTGTGGCTCGGCATGCTGCGCCGGACGTGGCCGGAAGCCGGGGAACTACACACCATCATTCGCCCCCTACGCACGCCGGGCGAAATTTCAGATGTGCTTTGCGGACTTTCTATCCTTGGTCGGGCTGATTTGCCGCATTGA
- a CDS encoding thioredoxin domain-containing protein: MSFLPAAMQAAPLVNRLANHPSPYLAMHGADPVAWQEWSPATVSLARQQNKLLFVSIGYFSCHWCHVMQQESYRDLRIAEVLNRDFIPVKVDRELNTALDAEMIEFARRSRGMAGWPLNVFITPEGYPVYATLYSKPDQFLGLISKLSERWLTDRDELKAAAREAAGGGKPVGSIPLKPASDHAAVWRQRLVDDALAMADPLRGGLEQARKFPMAPQLTALLQIHERHPDARLAAWLTLTLDLMAKGGLRDHVGGGFFRYTVDPEWHTPHYEKMLYDNAELALLYLRAARILGKPQYQEIAFETLDFMLAEMRDAETGAFITSTSAVDSEGREGGVYLWSMEQLRHTLSPDELALATRIWGLEAAAESDLGYLPQQVREPTAAELAQLEPVYRKLRKERRNRSLPKDDKLLAGLNGLALKALSEAAATAPRYRRSADEVKDFLARQLWRKDGLQNGMGHGKLFGPADLEGYAYAASGLRYYARLSGKAADHAFADKLAREAWRRFHSPRGFRLAGTTLLAAEKRQAVIADGPAPSPSTELITASLASHDKALRRNGVAALGFTVSPAGHDLFMHASLVAAMDAAASP, translated from the coding sequence ATGTCCTTCCTGCCCGCGGCGATGCAGGCTGCGCCCTTGGTCAACCGTCTCGCCAATCACCCCTCTCCCTACCTGGCGATGCACGGCGCCGACCCGGTGGCATGGCAGGAATGGAGCCCGGCCACCGTCTCTCTGGCACGGCAGCAGAACAAGCTGCTGTTCGTTTCCATCGGCTATTTCTCCTGTCACTGGTGCCATGTCATGCAGCAGGAAAGTTACCGCGATCTACGCATCGCCGAGGTGCTAAATCGGGATTTCATTCCCGTAAAAGTCGACCGTGAGTTGAACACTGCGCTGGATGCCGAAATGATCGAATTCGCGCGGCGTTCCCGCGGCATGGCCGGATGGCCGCTCAATGTTTTCATCACCCCCGAAGGCTACCCGGTCTACGCCACGCTGTATTCGAAACCGGACCAGTTTCTGGGCCTGATAAGCAAATTGAGTGAACGCTGGCTGACCGATCGCGATGAACTCAAGGCGGCGGCCAGGGAGGCTGCCGGCGGCGGGAAGCCGGTGGGCTCCATCCCGCTGAAGCCTGCTTCCGATCATGCCGCGGTCTGGCGCCAACGGCTGGTGGATGACGCCCTGGCGATGGCCGACCCGTTGCGCGGCGGACTCGAACAGGCACGCAAGTTTCCCATGGCGCCCCAACTCACGGCCCTGCTGCAAATCCATGAGCGCCATCCAGACGCCCGGCTTGCCGCGTGGCTGACCCTGACCTTGGACCTGATGGCAAAAGGCGGGCTGCGCGACCACGTCGGCGGCGGTTTTTTTCGCTATACGGTCGACCCGGAATGGCACACGCCCCATTACGAGAAAATGCTGTACGACAACGCCGAGCTTGCTTTGCTTTACCTGCGTGCCGCCCGCATTCTGGGCAAACCGCAATACCAGGAAATCGCCTTCGAGACCCTGGATTTCATGCTGGCGGAAATGCGCGATGCGGAAACCGGCGCCTTCATCACCAGCACGTCGGCGGTCGACAGCGAAGGACGGGAAGGCGGCGTCTATCTCTGGAGCATGGAACAACTCCGTCACACCCTGAGTCCTGACGAGTTAGCCCTGGCCACGCGCATCTGGGGGCTGGAAGCCGCGGCGGAGTCGGACCTGGGCTATCTCCCCCAACAAGTGCGCGAGCCGACGGCTGCGGAACTGGCGCAACTCGAGCCCGTCTACCGCAAGCTGCGAAAAGAAAGGAGAAATCGCAGCCTGCCCAAGGACGACAAGCTGCTGGCAGGTCTGAACGGATTGGCGCTCAAGGCCCTGAGCGAAGCGGCGGCTACCGCTCCGCGTTACCGGCGCTCCGCCGACGAGGTGAAGGATTTTCTGGCAAGGCAACTGTGGCGCAAGGATGGGCTGCAAAATGGAATGGGGCACGGCAAACTGTTCGGCCCCGCGGATCTGGAGGGATACGCCTACGCGGCATCCGGCCTGCGGTATTACGCCCGCCTGAGCGGGAAGGCGGCGGACCATGCTTTTGCGGACAAGCTGGCGCGGGAGGCCTGGCGCCGCTTCCATTCTCCCCGCGGGTTCCGCCTGGCGGGAACGACCCTGCTCGCCGCCGAGAAACGGCAGGCCGTCATTGCGGACGGCCCGGCGCCTTCGCCATCGACGGAACTCATCACCGCCAGTCTGGCGTCCCATGACAAAGCCCTGCGGCGCAATGGCGTTGCCGCGCTCGGGTTCACGGTTTCCCCCGCGGGGCACGATTTGTTCATGCATGCGAGTCTGGTGGCTGCGATGGATGCCGCTGCTAGCCCTTGA
- a CDS encoding helix-turn-helix transcriptional regulator → MDRTERFYKIDQLLNDRAVVPVNAFLEDLGISLATFKRDLEYMRERLNAPIQWDREAGGYRYGQPDALAPSFALPGLWFNPGEVHALLTMQHLLSNLEPGLLAGHIKPLQARLKALLESRDHSAEEVENRFRIVHAARRQVATTHFEVIASATLSRKRLSIRHYSRQTGEESERIVSPLQLVYYRDNWYVDTWCHLREGIRSFSIDAIRHAEMVEGKVKELPGAKLKEVLESGYGIFSGKEVTWARLRFSPERARWVANELWHPQQKGEFDPDGHYLLDLPYNDDRELIMDIMRHGAEVEVVAPEQLRERVKRELGAALAHY, encoded by the coding sequence ATGGACCGCACCGAACGCTTTTACAAGATCGACCAGCTCCTCAACGACCGGGCCGTGGTGCCGGTCAACGCTTTCCTGGAAGACCTGGGCATCTCGCTCGCCACCTTCAAGCGCGACCTCGAATACATGCGCGAACGGCTCAACGCGCCGATCCAGTGGGACCGCGAAGCCGGCGGCTACCGCTACGGCCAGCCCGACGCCCTCGCGCCCTCTTTCGCCCTGCCCGGCCTGTGGTTCAACCCGGGCGAAGTGCACGCCCTGCTCACCATGCAGCACCTGCTCTCCAACCTCGAACCCGGCCTGCTGGCGGGCCACATCAAACCCTTGCAGGCGCGCCTGAAAGCGCTGCTGGAAAGCCGCGACCACTCCGCCGAGGAAGTGGAAAACCGCTTCCGCATCGTCCACGCCGCGCGGCGCCAGGTCGCCACCACCCATTTCGAAGTCATCGCCTCCGCCACCCTGAGCCGCAAACGCCTCAGCATCCGCCACTACAGCCGCCAGACCGGGGAGGAATCGGAGCGCATCGTGTCCCCCCTGCAACTGGTGTACTACCGCGACAACTGGTACGTGGACACCTGGTGCCATCTGCGCGAGGGCATACGCAGCTTCTCCATCGACGCCATCCGCCACGCCGAAATGGTGGAAGGAAAGGTGAAAGAACTGCCCGGAGCGAAACTGAAGGAAGTGCTGGAAAGCGGCTATGGCATCTTCTCCGGCAAGGAAGTGACCTGGGCCAGGCTGCGCTTCTCCCCCGAACGTGCGCGCTGGGTGGCGAACGAACTGTGGCACCCGCAGCAGAAGGGCGAATTCGATCCGGACGGCCACTACCTGCTGGACCTGCCCTACAACGACGACCGGGAACTGATCATGGATATCATGCGCCACGGCGCGGAAGTGGAAGTGGTTGCGCCGGAGCAACTGCGCGAACGGGTGAAGCGGGAACTCGGGGCGGCGCTGGCACATTACTGA
- a CDS encoding phosphohydrolase, with the protein MSTPYVSTYLGNRFYPLEPRIDDIEIEDIAHGLAYQCRFNGQTNAFYSVAQHSLIVASQVPDDLQLAALLHDAAEAYLGDMVKPLKLLLPAFSAIEDSVTRIIGERFGLDLSHHGDIKRADLVALATEKRDLMPYSTESWTSLQGIEALPDRICTMQPEDAKQAFLRAFGDLYAGD; encoded by the coding sequence ATGAGCACGCCTTATGTTTCCACCTATCTGGGCAACCGCTTCTATCCGCTGGAGCCGCGCATCGACGACATCGAGATCGAGGACATCGCGCACGGCCTCGCTTATCAGTGCCGTTTCAACGGCCAGACCAACGCTTTCTACTCGGTCGCCCAGCACAGCCTGATCGTCGCGTCGCAGGTCCCGGACGACCTGCAGCTTGCCGCCCTACTGCACGACGCCGCCGAAGCCTACCTGGGCGATATGGTGAAGCCGCTTAAACTGCTGCTGCCGGCGTTTTCCGCGATCGAGGACAGCGTTACCCGCATCATCGGCGAACGCTTCGGGCTGGACCTCAGCCACCATGGCGACATCAAGCGTGCGGACCTGGTCGCGCTGGCCACCGAGAAGCGCGACCTGATGCCCTATTCGACCGAAAGCTGGACCAGTTTGCAGGGGATCGAAGCACTGCCCGACAGGATATGCACCATGCAGCCGGAAGATGCGAAGCAGGCGTTCCTGCGCGCGTTCGGGGACTTGTACGCCGGAGACTGA
- a CDS encoding ParB/RepB/Spo0J family partition protein, producing the protein MTFKESHTQFQMLDVTLIEPDPASPRQHIDASAIKALANSIRRKGLIHPLVVQPANAAGRHVLIVGERRWRAAVLAGEKTVPALIRACDPAEVLEVQVFENLGMGLRAPLEPRDMANAIQTITDRFDSRAAALDHFGGTPSWLNQATAAAAANLSPKITALLDSGKIASTGAAVKLEKLAQKNEAKAEAIIGQIEQLPEGEKLARKVVDRALSAEGGRRKAREETPSDATDTPPWEDAPAAPVPGRRLINSSKVKMVARILGLPEGDEEEVLVRLIDEFLALKGEGNPPF; encoded by the coding sequence ATGACTTTCAAAGAATCCCACACCCAATTCCAGATGCTGGACGTGACGCTGATCGAGCCGGACCCGGCCAGCCCGCGTCAGCACATCGACGCATCGGCGATCAAGGCCCTGGCCAATTCCATCCGCAGGAAAGGGCTCATCCACCCGCTGGTGGTGCAGCCCGCCAACGCGGCCGGGCGGCATGTCCTGATCGTCGGCGAGCGTCGCTGGCGGGCCGCCGTGCTGGCGGGCGAAAAAACAGTGCCGGCGCTGATCCGCGCCTGCGATCCCGCCGAGGTGCTGGAGGTGCAGGTTTTCGAAAACCTCGGCATGGGTCTGCGCGCGCCGCTGGAGCCGCGCGACATGGCCAACGCCATCCAGACCATCACTGACCGTTTCGACAGCCGGGCTGCAGCGCTGGACCACTTCGGCGGAACGCCCTCCTGGCTCAACCAGGCGACTGCCGCAGCAGCAGCCAACCTCTCCCCCAAGATCACCGCCCTGCTGGATTCCGGCAAGATCGCCAGCACCGGCGCGGCAGTCAAGCTGGAAAAACTGGCGCAGAAGAACGAAGCGAAGGCCGAGGCCATCATCGGCCAGATCGAGCAATTACCGGAAGGGGAAAAGCTGGCCAGGAAAGTTGTCGACAGGGCGCTTTCCGCGGAGGGCGGCCGGCGCAAGGCCAGGGAAGAAACCCCGTCCGACGCCACAGATACTCCACCCTGGGAAGATGCGCCAGCCGCGCCTGTTCCCGGCCGTCGGCTGATCAATTCCAGCAAGGTAAAAATGGTGGCCAGGATTCTCGGTCTGCCTGAGGGCGACGAGGAAGAAGTCCTGGTCCGGCTGATCGATGAGTTTCTGGCTCTGAAGGGTGAAGGGAACCCGCCGTTCTAG
- a CDS encoding VOC family protein, with product MHIPRITPCLWFDTQAEEAAQFYCAIFPNSRIANISRYGEEGHEIHGKPAGSVLTVEFELGGQAFTALNGGPNFKFNEAISLQVGCDTQEEVDHYWDSLSAGGDEAAQQCGWLKDKYGLSWQIVPNVLADLISDPDPRKSGRVVTALLQMKKLDIAELKKAYAG from the coding sequence ATGCACATTCCAAGGATCACCCCGTGCCTGTGGTTCGACACCCAGGCTGAAGAGGCCGCGCAATTCTATTGCGCAATTTTCCCGAATTCCCGCATCGCGAACATCAGCCGCTACGGCGAGGAAGGCCACGAGATACACGGCAAACCGGCCGGCAGCGTCCTGACCGTCGAGTTCGAACTCGGCGGGCAGGCCTTCACGGCGCTGAACGGCGGCCCGAATTTCAAGTTCAACGAAGCGATCTCCCTGCAGGTGGGTTGCGACACCCAGGAAGAGGTGGACCACTACTGGGACAGCCTCTCTGCCGGCGGCGACGAAGCGGCGCAGCAATGCGGCTGGCTCAAGGACAAATACGGCTTGTCGTGGCAAATCGTGCCCAATGTACTGGCCGACCTGATCAGCGATCCGGACCCGCGCAAGTCCGGGCGCGTCGTGACCGCCTTGCTGCAAATGAAGAAGCTCGATATCGCCGAACTGAAAAAGGCTTACGCCGGGTAG
- a CDS encoding phospholipase D family protein, whose product MKRSLVAVLFSLCMWLPLSGRAALDTPMAFIVGQIDAHARQSGIYVLNTGMEALLARAWLADHAQHSIEVQYFIWSADNIGMLAAEALLRAADRGVRVRVIVDDLLIDAPDKSLLALAKHPNIDIRIYNPQHSVGTPFHKRALNVLTNFRGVNQRMHDKTFIVDGKLAITGGRNMANEYFDYNHEYNFRDRDALLLGEVVKTMKTSFENFWGSELSVPVEALYDGLGLMQKNVRVDDEEIKRIYRELHEYANSPDNFAPEVRSAIEAAPASFARLSEEVVWADVKFISDRPGKNKKSISLGGGGLTTTALAQLIRGARDHIVIQSPYLVLSDKAMTLFREATARGVRVRINTNSLASTDNLQAFSGYRNQRAALLKIGLEIYEYKPDPKVQGPMPPVMTDGKRPVFALHAKTMVVDSKIVYIGTFNVDPRSENLNTEVGVIVQNEGVAHAVEAAIETDMQPGNSWNAATDQPDQYVPLDKRSKARFWQTMPIKPLL is encoded by the coding sequence ATGAAACGATCGCTAGTTGCCGTGTTGTTCAGCCTGTGCATGTGGCTCCCGTTATCCGGGCGCGCCGCGCTCGATACACCGATGGCCTTTATCGTCGGGCAGATCGACGCCCACGCGCGCCAGAGCGGAATCTATGTGTTGAACACCGGCATGGAGGCTCTGCTGGCCCGTGCCTGGCTGGCCGACCACGCCCAGCATTCGATCGAAGTGCAATACTTCATCTGGAGCGCCGACAACATCGGCATGCTGGCCGCGGAGGCGCTGTTGCGTGCAGCGGATCGTGGCGTTCGGGTGCGCGTTATTGTGGATGATTTGCTCATCGATGCGCCGGACAAGTCCTTGCTTGCACTGGCGAAACATCCGAACATCGATATCCGCATTTACAATCCACAGCATTCGGTCGGCACACCGTTTCACAAACGAGCGCTGAACGTGCTTACAAATTTTCGCGGCGTGAACCAGCGCATGCACGACAAGACCTTCATCGTCGACGGCAAGCTGGCCATCACTGGCGGGCGCAACATGGCGAACGAGTACTTCGATTACAACCATGAGTACAATTTCCGCGATCGCGATGCATTGCTGCTGGGCGAGGTGGTCAAGACGATGAAAACCAGCTTCGAAAACTTCTGGGGCAGCGAACTGAGTGTCCCAGTGGAAGCCCTTTACGATGGCCTTGGCCTGATGCAAAAGAATGTCCGCGTGGACGATGAGGAAATCAAGCGGATTTATCGCGAATTGCATGAATATGCAAATTCACCCGACAACTTTGCACCCGAGGTGCGCTCTGCCATAGAAGCCGCGCCCGCCTCATTTGCGCGTCTGTCTGAGGAGGTGGTATGGGCTGACGTAAAATTCATCAGCGACCGTCCAGGCAAGAATAAGAAAAGCATAAGTCTGGGCGGGGGCGGATTAACCACGACGGCCCTGGCGCAACTGATTAGGGGTGCGCGCGATCATATCGTTATCCAGTCGCCTTACCTTGTGCTATCCGACAAGGCCATGACGCTGTTCAGGGAGGCCACCGCGCGCGGCGTGCGCGTACGCATCAATACCAACTCACTGGCCTCCACCGATAATCTTCAGGCTTTCAGCGGATATCGCAATCAGCGGGCCGCCTTGCTCAAGATCGGATTGGAGATTTATGAATACAAACCCGATCCCAAGGTGCAAGGCCCGATGCCCCCCGTGATGACGGACGGCAAACGTCCGGTGTTCGCGTTGCATGCCAAAACCATGGTGGTGGATTCGAAAATTGTTTATATCGGCACGTTCAATGTTGACCCGCGTTCGGAGAATCTCAATACCGAAGTGGGAGTGATTGTCCAAAATGAAGGGGTGGCACACGCCGTAGAAGCGGCGATCGAAACCGACATGCAACCGGGCAACAGCTGGAATGCGGCGACCGACCAGCCAGATCAATACGTACCTCTCGACAAACGCAGCAAGGCGCGGTTTTGGCAGACGATGCCCATTAAGCCATTGTTATGA